A part of Caretta caretta isolate rCarCar2 chromosome 1, rCarCar1.hap1, whole genome shotgun sequence genomic DNA contains:
- the IAPP gene encoding islet amyloid polypeptide, which yields MCNLKLTVVFIVLSVTLSYLDATPMERLFSVADDLSDGTSNRQGWLLPVLSRNTPWGLNRALPQLAAAKPKSHRLEKRKCNTATCVTQRLADFLVRSGNNIGAIYSPTNVGSNTYGKRDRVELLNREPLN from the exons ATGTGCAACCTAAAGCTGACAGTTGTCTTCATTGTGCTCTCTGTTACTTTAAGCTACTTGGACGCTACACCTATGGAAAG ACTATTCTCTGTGGCTGACGACCTATCTGATGGGACTTCCAACAGACAAGGATGGCTATTACCAGTTCTGTCAAGGAATACACCCTGGGGACTTAACCGGGCATTGCCACAACTGGCTGCAGCAAAGCCAAAAAG TCACCGCTTGGAGAAACGGAAATGCAACACTGCTACATGTGTGACGCAACGTTTGGCTGACTTTTTAGTTCGATCCGGCAACAACATCGGAGCAATTTATTCACCTACCAATGTGGGATCCAATACATATGGCAAGAGGGACCGAGTTGAGCTTTTAAACAGAGAACCCCTAAATTAG